Within the Streptomyces sp. YIM 121038 genome, the region AGCAGGCCGACCTCATCCGCCGCTATCTGGAGCGTGAGGGGCACACCGTCGGCGTGGCCCACGACGGGCGCACCGCCCTGGAGCGGGTCCGGCTGCACGACCCCGACCTGCTGATCCTCGACGTGATGATGCCGGAGATCGACGGGCTCGGCGTGACCCGCGTCCTGCGCGCGGAACCCGCGCCCGGCACCGAGGCGGCCGGGCGCGGCACCGGCACGCTGCCCATCCTCATGCTCACCGCCCGCTCCACCGAGGACGACCTGCTGCTCGGCCTCGACCTCGGCGCCGACGACTACCTCACCAAGCCGTACAGCCCCCGCGAGCTGATGGCCCGCGTCCGCACCCTGCTGCGCCGCGCCAGCGGGGCCGCGCACAGCCCGGCGCCCGAGGCGGACGCGCGGGTGCTGCGCGCGGGCGGCCTCGTCGTGGACGCGCTGCGGCACGAGGTGACCGTGGACGGGCAGCGCGTGGAGTGCACGCCCGGCGAGTTCGAGCTGCTCGCGGCCATGGCGGCGGAGCCGGAGCGGGTGTTCACGCGCCCGCAGCTGCTCGACCGGATCCACGGCTCGTCGGGGTACATATCCGTCCGCACCGTGGACGTCCACATACTGAACCTGCGCAAGAAGATCGAGGCCAGTCCGCGCACCCCGCGCCGTCTCGTCACCGTCTTCGGGGTGGGATACAAGCTCGTCGCGTACCGGGACCCGGGCGCGGCCCCCTCCGGCCGGACGGCTCCGCCGGGCCGGGGCGGCGACGGGGCGGCAGGCCGTCGTGAGGCGTAGGGCCGGGGCCGGGGAGCGCGGGGCGAGGCCGCCGGGCGACGCCCCGGTCCGTACCCGCGTACCGGTGCGCAAGAGCCTGCTCACGCGGCTGCTCGCGGTGTCCGCCCTCGTCTCCGTGCTGTCCATCGCCGCCACCGCCTGGCTCGCCGCGCAGACCACGTCCGGGGCCATCCGGCAGGAACAGGGCCAGGTGCTCGCCGACGACGCGCGGATCTACGACCGGCTCCTCGGCCTCGCCGCGGGCACCCCCAACTGGCGCGGCGCGGGCCGCACGGTGCGCGAGCTCTCCCAGGAGACGGGGCGGCGCATCGCCCTGACCACCCAGGACCGCGAGGTCATCGCCGACTCGGCGGCGGGCGACAAGGGCGGCGTGCCCGGCGCCCGGCTGCCCGCGCGGGCGTCGGCGGTCGTCGACCCGCTGGCCGTGAACTCGACGCTGGCCGCGGGGCGCGACGCCGACACGGCGGTCGGCCTCGGCGGCGACGCCGGCATCGACACCGGCACGGGCGCCGTCGACCGCATCGACCCGCGCGCCGTGGGCCCCTTCCGGCTCCCCGCGAACGAGCGGGCCGACCTGCGCGCCCTCGCGGAGAAGGTCGTCGGGTGCGCCCAGGACGCCGGTACGACGGTGAAGAGCGTGGAGGGGCCGAGCGGCCGCCCGTACCTGGAGATGGCGGGCGAGAACAGCGAATTCATGGAATACCGGTGCGGCGCCATCGCCCTGAACGAGCCGACGGCCACCGAGCGCAAGGCCCTCGACAAGGTCAGCAAGCTGGCCGGCGCGTGCATGCGCCGCAAGGGCACCAAGCCCGTGAAGCTCGGCCTGACCGTGTCGCGCGGCGGCTCCCCCTGGCTGTACGCGACCGAGCCCTCGCGCGGCAGCGTGAAGTCGCCGGTCGGGCCCCCCAAGGAGGCCGCCGCCGGCGGTGTGGTCCCGGCCCCCGCGCCGTCCGTCACCGGGCCCGACTCGGCCGCCCACGACCCCGTCGCCGCGCTCGCCGCCAACTGCGTGGACAGCGCGCGCCGCGAGCAGCTCGGCCCGTACGTCTCCTCGCCCGCGCTGCTCTTCATCACCAGCCCCGACGGCAGCCGCCCCTCCGCGAGCGGCTTCCGGCTCTCCGGCGCCAACACCACGCGGCTCGTCGGGCTCGCCGCGGCCGTGCTCGCCCTGACCGTCGCCGTCACCGCCTTCGCCGCGACCCGGCTCACCCGGCCGCTGCGCGCGCTCACCATGGCCACGCAGCGCATGAAGACCGGCGAGGCCACCGAGCCGGTGCCCGCTCGCTCGGCGGGCGAGATCAGCCAGCTCGCGGCCGCCTTCAACGACATGGCGGCGCACCGCAAAGCCCTGGAGGAGCAGCGCAAGGCCATGGTCAGCGACGTCGCCCACGAGCTGCGTACCCCCCTTTCGAACATCCGGGGGTGGCTGGAGGCCGCCGAGGACGGGGTCGTCGCCACCGACCCCGAGCTCGTCACCTCGCTCCTGGAGGAGGCGCTGCTGCTCCAGCACATCGTCAACGACCTCCAGGACCTCGCCGCCGCCGACGCCGGGACGCTGCGGCTGCACCGGGAGCCCGCCTGCGCCGCCGACCTCGCCGAGCAGGTCGTGGCCGCGCACCAGGCGCGGGCGGACGCCGCGGGCGTACGTCTCCTCGCCCGAGCGGAGGGCGACCCGTGGCTGACCGCCGACCCGCTGCGGCTGCGGCAGGCCATCGGGAACCTCGTCTCCAACGCGGTACGGCACACGCCCGCCGGGGGCAGCGTCACCGTCACCTCCCGGGTCGTCTCCGGGCGGGTGGCCATCGAGGTCGCGGACACGGGGACCGGGATCTCCGCGGCGGATCTTCCGCACGTCTTCGACCGGTTCTGGCGCGCCGACAAGTCGCGTACGCGGGCCACGGGGGGCAGTGGGCTGGGGCTCGCCATCGTCCGTGACCTGGTGCGGGCGCACGGCGGTACGGTCTCCGCCGCCAGCACCCCCGGCCGGGGCACCACCTTCACCCTCCACTTCCCCATCACCTGACCCCACCCCGCCCCACCGCTACCACGGCGGTCTCTCCCACCCACCCACCCGTTCCTGCCCCGGCGACCGGGCCGGGCCCCGTCCTAGCGGCTTTCCCGCCGCCGTCCCCCCCCCCCAAAAAAAAGGGGGGGCGGGTGGGTGGGGAAAACCAGCCAGTGAGCGGCAGGCGACACCACCGGGTAGGCCGCGAGCACACGCAGCGTGCGGACGAGTGCGGCAGTGCGGCCCATCAAGCCCGTCCGGCGATTGAGGACAAGCGCGTTAGCGCGGTGGTTTGACCTGGGCCGGTGGCGGAGCCCGTCCGGCGATTGAGGACGAGCGCGTTAGCGCGGGGCGTTGAGCCGGGGCCAAGGGGGGAGGGGAGGAGCTGGGGCGGCTGCGCTGCCGGGAGGGGGGGCTCGGCCCCGGCGTGCGGGGCCGGGGCGGCCCAGGTTTGGGCGGACCCGGCCGCGGCGGCGACACTCCCCCGAGCCACGCGCCAAGCGCATGCACCGTCGGGGCCAGGTCCGATGCAGGGATCAGATCAGGCCTCGCCAACAGATGGCTAACATGTGCCCAACGGCCCCCGTTTTGGCGTGGCCGTGACAGCCAACGGGGGCTGCGGGCACTGGGGGAGTAGGGCACGCATGGCAGGCGAGCTGCGGTTCGGGCTCCTCGGCGTGCCCGCCGTGTACGACGCCGCGGGCGAACCCCGCCCGCTCCGCAGCCCCAAGGCCCGCGCCCTGCTGACCGCGCTGCTGCTCGCACCGGGCCGCGCGGTCTCCGCCGACGCGCTCACCCAGGCGCTGTGGGGCGACGCGCCGCCCGCCTCCGCCCGCGCCTCGCTGCAGAACCACGTCACCCGGCTGCGCCGCCTCCTCGACGACCCGGCCCGGCTGCACGCCGTACCGCCGGGCTACCGGCTGCTCGTGGCCGACGGCGAACTCGACGTCCGCGTCTTCGAACGGCACGCCGCCGCGGCCCGCGCGGCCCATGCCGCCCGCGACTGGGACACCGCCGAGGCCGCGGCCGCGGCGGCCCTGTGCCTGTGGCGCGGCGCCCCGCTCTCCGGGCTCTCCACGACCACCGCGGGTGACGCCCTGGTCCAGCGCCTGGAGGAGGCCCGCCTGCTCGTCCTGGAGTGGCGCTACGACGCGGCCCTGGAGCGCGCCCCCGAGCGGGGGGCCGAACTCGCGGCCCTCGTGCCGGAGTTGGCGTCCCTCGTCACCGAACATCCGCTCCGCGAGGCGTTCCACCGCCAGCTCATGCTCCTGCTGCACCGCACCGGCCGCCAGGCGGAGGCCCTGGCCGTGCACCGCGCACTGCGCCGCAGGCTGGTCGAGGAGCTCGGCGTCGAGCCGGGCGACGGCGTCCGCGCGGCCCACCGGGAGATCCTCAGCAGCCCCGGAGCCCCCGCCACCCCCACCGCCCCCGCCGCGCGGCCGGCCCGCGCCGTCCTCGCCGGGGGCCGCCCCACCACGTCGCCACCGGGCCGCGCGCCCCGCCCCGCCCAGCTCCCGCCCGCGCCCTCGCACTTCACCGGCCGCGAGGACACGGCCCGTGAGCTGCGCGAACGGCTCACGGACGGCGGTGCGGGCGCCCCGCCCGTGGTGGTGCTCTCGGGCATGGCGGGCGTGGGCAAGAGCGCTCTCGCCCTGCACGTCGCGCACGGCCTGCGGGAGCGCTTCCCCGACGGCCAGCTCTACGTCAACCTGCACGGCGCCACCCCCGGCGTCGCCCCGCTCACCCCGGGCCAGGCCCTCGCCGCGCTGCTCCGCGACCTCGGCGCCGAGGCCCGGCACGCCTCCGACGACCCGGACGCGGCGGCCGCGCTGCTGCGCTCGCTCCTCGCCCCCACCCGTACGCTCCTCGTCCTCGACGGAGCCGCGAGCGCCGCGCAGGTACGGCCGCTGCTGCCCGGCGGCGCGGGCTGCGGCACCCTCGTGACCAGCCGCTCCCCGCTCACCGCGCTCGACGGCGCCGCCCGCTTCCCGCTGCCCCCGCTGTCCGCCGAGGCCAGCACCGCGCTGCTGCGCGCCGCGTCGGGGCGGGACGACCTCGGCGCGGGGCACCCGCTGGTGCGGCTCACGGGCCGCCTCCCGCTCGCGCTGCGGATCGTCGCAGCCCGGCTCGCCGCCCGCCGCGCGCTCACCCCGGACGCCCTCGCGGGCCTCCTGACGGACTGCGAGGGCCGCCTCCGGCACCTGGAGTACGACGACTTGAGCGTGCGGCGCTCCCTCGACGTCGCCCTGGAGGCACTGCGCACCTCCGACCGCGAGAGCGACCGCGACGCCGCCCGCGCCCTCGGCGTCATCGGCGCGCTCGACCTGCCCGCGTACGGCGCGCCGCTCCTCGCCCGGCTGCTCGGCGCGCCGCGCTGGCGCGCCCAGGCCGCCCTGGACCGCCTCGTCGACGTCGCCCTCCTCGAAGAGACCGCGTACGGCCGCTACGCCCCGCACGACCTCGTACGGGACTTCGCCCGCGCCCACCGCGAGCCCCGCCCCGCGGACGCCGTCGGCACGACGGCCCTGCGCTGGTACGGCGACACCGCCCGCGCGGCGCTGCTCGCGATCGCCCCGGAGAGCCGGGACCGCGAGGACCGCCTCGCCGTCCCCGCGCCCGACGACCCGGCGCCCGCCGCCTCCGCGCCCGACGGCCCGGAGGGCTTCGGCTCCCTCGACGCCGCGTTCGCCTGGGCCGACGAGGAGCTGGACAACGTCGTCGCCCTCGCCGAACGGCACACCGGCGACGCCTCCGGGCTCGTACCGGCCCTGGTGCGGCACCTCTTCCCGTACCTCCAGCGCCGCGGCCGCCTCACCGAGTGGGGCACCCTCGCCGCGATCGCCGTTGACACCGCGCGGCTGCACGGCGACCCGGCCGTGACGGCGCAGGCCCTCACCGACCTCGCGGGCCACCGCTTCATGACGGGCCGCGCGGGCGAGGCCCTGGCCCTGAACGACGAGGCGCTCGCCCTGTGGCGCGGCATCGGCCGCGCGTCCTGCGTGCGCCGCGGCCTGAACCACCGGGGCCTGCTGCTCGACGGCCTCGGCCGCCGCGCGGAGGCCGTGGACGCCCTGACCCGGGCCCTGGACCTCGCCCGCTCCCTGGACGACCCGCTGAGCGAGGCCATCACGTTCAGCCACCTCGGCAACCTCTACGAGCACAGCGACGCCCGGCTCGCCATCGTCCACCACGAGCGCAGCCTCGCCATCGGCGAACGCATCGGCCACGCCGTCGTCCGCCAGTCCGCGCACTGCAACATCGGCTACGCCCACCTCGCCCTCGGCGAACCGGCCGCCGCCCTCGGCCACTTCGAGGTCAGCCTGCGCGTGCACGGCGAGTACGAGGACTGGCACGGCGAGTCCCACACCCGCCTCGGCCTGGTCCGCGCCCTGCGCGCCCTCGGCCGTACCGCGGAGGCGGACCGCGCCTGCGCCCTCCTCCTGGAGCGCGCCGCCCACCGCGGCGACACCCACATGAGCGGCCTGGCCCGCCACCAGCACGGCCTCCTCCTGCACGCCCAGGGCCACCCCCACCAGGCCCAGGAGCAGTGGCGCTCGGCCCTCACCGCCCTGGAGTCCCTGGACGGGGTGAGCCCGAAAGTGGTGGCCGAGCTGCGCGAGCTCACGGGCGGAGCATCGAGCCCGTCCGGCGTTTGAGGACGAGCGCGCAGCGCGAAAAGGAGGCCCGGTCCGAAGCGTGGCCGCACGCGTCACTTGGCATCGGCGTAGCACCGTACGACCCGAGTGGTGAAGGGAAACCGCACCGGGGTCTCGCCGAACGCGATCCGCCCCGCCAGGTCCCCGGCCTCCCGCACGGCCGCCGCGACCTCCTCCGCCTCCTCGGCCGGGCAGTGCACGATCACCTCGTCGTGCTGGAAGAAGACCAGCTCGGCGCGGAGGTGCGCGGTGGCCCCGCGCAGCGCGGCGAGCATGAGCAGGGCCCATTCGGAGGCGCTGCCCTGCACCACGAAGTTCCGTGTGAAGCGGCCGCGGGCACGGGCGTTGGTGGAGGCGTACCCGGGGGTGAAACCGCCCTCCCGGGGGGTGTCATCGGGCTCGGCGGCGGCGTCCTCCTGCGGCAGGCCCGCCTCGCCGAGGGCGTCCTCGCCCGAGCCGGCCGCGGGCGGGCTGGTCCGGCCCAGCCAGGTCCGGACGAGACGGCCCTCCTCGCCCGCGCGCGCCGCGTCGTCGACGTACGCGACGGCCTGCGGGAAGCGGCGGCGCAGCGCCGCCAGGTTCTTCAGGCCGTCGCCGGAGGTCTGGCCGTAGACCGCGCCGAGCAGCGCCAGCTTGGCGTGCTCGCGGTCGCCGGAGAACGCCCGGTCCGACAGGCGCGTGTACAGGTCGTCGGGGCTGCCCGCCACGTCCATCAGGCCCCGGTCGCGCGAGATGGCGGCAAGCACGCGCGGCTCCAGCTGGTCGGCGTCGGCGACGACGAGCCGCCAGCCCGGGTCCGCGACCACCGCGCGGCGGATGACCTTGGGGATCTGCAGGGCGCCGCCGCCGTTCGTGGTCCAGCGGCCGGTGACGGTGCCGCCCGGCGTGTACTCGGGGCGGAAGCGGCCGTCGCGCACCCAGTCCTGGAGCCAGGACCAGCCGTGGGCGGTCCACACGCGGTACAGCGACTTGTACTCCAGGAGCGGGCGCACGGCGGGGTGGTCGATCTCCTCCAGCTCCCAGCGCCGGGTCGAGCGGACCTTGACACCCGCCCGCGCGAACGCCTTGACCACGTCCGCGGGCAGGTCCGGGCGGACCCGGTGCCCGAAGGCCGCCGACACCTCGTCGGCCAGCTCGGCCAGGCGCCGGGGCTCGCCCCCGCCGCCGTACCGCTCGCCGAGCAGCTCGGTGAGGACCTCGCGGTGGACGTCCGCGCGCCACGGCAGCCCGGCCCCGTTCATCTCCGCGGCCACGAGCATGCCCGCCGACTCGGCGGCCGTGAGCAGCCGCATCCGCCCCGGGTGCGCGGTCGCCGCATGCCGCCGGAGCTGCTCCGCGTACACCTCCAGGAGGGCGTCGAAGGGCAGCGGCGCGGACGCGGACGGTTCGAAGAGGGAGTCCTGCGCGCCGGGCACCGCGGCGCGGGGCGGGGGGTCCGGGGGCACGGGTCTTCGTCTGCCGCGCGCCCAGGCGGCCGCCGCCGAACGGGGCTCGCCGAGCCGCCCCTCGTGCCCGAGCAGCAGCGCCTCCGCGGCCTCCACGTCATAGCAGCGCTCGACCCGGACGCCCGCCGCGAGCAGCCGGGGATAGACGTCGGCGGTGGACCGCCACACCCAGCGTCCGACATCGGGGCGCCGCCGCACCGCCCCGGCGAGGTCGTCCTCCCGCACGGCGGGCCCGACGGGCAGCCCGTCGTCCCCGAGCCGTGCCACGAGCACCCCCGGCCCGTCCTCCGCGATGGCCCACCGTTGCGCTTCCACGCCTCGACGATCGCACCCGCCACTGACAATCGGGCCCCGGACCTGGGCGGCCGCCCGGCCGCACCCCGCATGGCCCACCCCGCGTGCCGCCCCCGGCCGCCCCTGCCACGCTCGGTGCCATGCGCGTCGCCCTGGCCCAGACCGACTGCGTGCTCGGCGAGGTGGACGAGAACCTGGAGGTCGCCCGCGAGTGCGTGGCCCAGGCACGGGCCCAGTCCGCCGACCTCGTGGTCTTCCCCGAACTGAGCCTGCACGGCTACCACCTGGGCGCCCTGAAGCGGGACACCTCGCTGCCCGCCGACGACCCGCGCCTGCTCGGCCTGTCCCTGCTCGGCCCGGACGTCCTGGTGGGCCTGCACGAGCACACCAGCCTGCGCGCGTACAACACGTCGGGCTACTACGCGGCGGGCGCCCTGCGGCACGCGCACCGCAAGCTGTACCTGCCGAACTACCTGGCCTGGGAGGAGCGCAAGCACGTCAGCCCGGGCCAGCATCTGCGCGCCTACGACCTGCCCGGCGGCCACGGTCGCGCGGCCACCCTGATCTGCAACGACGCCTGGCAGCCGGTGCTTCCGTGGCTCGCGGTGCAGGACGGCGCCGAGGTCATCGTCGTCCCCACGAACAGCGCGGCGAGCCTCGACCCGGAGGCGATGGACACGGGCCTGTACTGGGACACCCTGCTGTCGTACACGGCCCGCATGCTCCAGTGCTGGGTGGTGTTCGTGAACCGCGTCGGCAACGAGAACGGGGCCACGTTCTGGGGCGGTTCACGGGTCGTGGACCCGCGCGGCACGGTGGTCGCGCAGGCACCCAAGTGGGAGCCGGGCCTGGTCACCGTCGACATCGACCTGCACGAGGCCCGGCGCCAGCGCCGCGCGGTCCCCCTCGTGGCGGAGGCCCGCCTCGGGCTCGTCGACCGCGAGGTCCGCCGCCTCATCGACGAGGGCGGCGACTCCTAGGCAGGGGCCCCGCGGTCATCGCCGCTCCGCGCCCCGTCCTCGAACACCGGAAGGGCTGAAATCCTCCGGCTCGGGCCGTGGGCAGCGGCCCGCCCGGCGTTCGGGCCTTTCCACTGCGGGCAGCCGCCGTCCGCCCGCTGTGGGCAGGTGCCCCGCGGCGATTCAGCCGTCCGGGGCCCGGGTCACCCGCCACGCCCCCGCCACCCCCGTCACCACGGCCACCACCCCGCACACCCCCGCGCACCAGCCCATCGCCGACCAGGGAACCACCACCCCCAGGGGCCCGGGGCCCGGCACCGAAAGGCGCGCGAGGGCCAGCGCGAGGCCGCCCAGGCCGACGGCGGTCACCGCCAGGCCGAGCACCGTGCCCACCGCCACCGCGAGCGCCGCCTCCCCGGCCGCGACGAGCCGCAGCTGGACGGGCGTCGCCCCCGCCAGGCGCAGGGACCGCAGCTCGGGGGCACGTACCGGCGCGGTCATCAGCAGCGTGGAGACCAGGGAGATCGCCGCGTACGTGAGGCAGAGCCCGAGCAGCACGAGCAGCCCGAGCCGGGTCTGGCGCCGCATCCCCGGGTACGTGGCGGCGAGCCAGTCGTCGACCGGCCGCACCTCGCCGCCGCTCGCGCGCAGCGCCCGTGCCACGGCGGCGCGGTCGGCCCCGGCCCCGAGCCGGACGTCGAGGCGGTCCACGGGGGCGGCCGCCGCGTTCGCGGCGGTCACGTACGCGCCGTTGTCGCCGGTGCCGCGCGCGAGGACCGCCACGATCCGCAGCCGGGCCCGCCGCCCGTCGCCGAGCCACACCGGCACCCGCTCGCCGACGCGGTGCCGCTGCCACTCCTCGTCGACGACGATCGAACGGTCGTCGAGGTCGCGCACGTCGCCCGCCACCACCGGCAGCCGGGACACCGCCGCGAACGCCGCCGGGTCGGCCACCGCCCGCGCCCCGGCCCTGACCACCGCCGAGCCGTCGTCCTCGGGCACGAACACGGCGGTGGCGGCGGACGCCGCGACGACGGCGCCCGCGACCGGGCCCACGGGCCGCAGCCCCGCACCGGTGACGACGAGGTCGGCGGCGGTGCGCTGCCGGGCCTCCGCCGCCTTCGCCGCGCCGACCGTCCCCGCCGAGCCGAACAGACAGCCCGCCAGCGCGACCGTGACGAGGACGGGCGCGGCGACGGCGGCCGTGCGGCGCACCCCTGCACCGCAGTTGGCGCGGACGATCCGGGCGAGGGCGGCCGCCCGGCGGACCCGCCCGCTCCGCGCGGCGGCGGGACAGGGGAAGAGGGCCACGACGCGCCGTACGAGCAGCGGCGCGAGCGCGGCGACCGCCGTGGCGAGGAGCATCGGCAAGGTGGTGTACGTCTTGCGCTTGAGCAGGTCCGCGGGGTCCGACCACAGCGTCCACAGGAGCAGCCCGAGCGCCCCCGTGAGCAGCGCGGCGCCCGCGGCGCGGCGGCCCGGCGGCAGCACCACGGTGTCGAGCGACGCCTCGCGCAGCGCCTCCACGGGGCTGACCCGGGCCGCGCGCCGCGCCGCGCTCCAGGACCCCGCCAGAGCGACGAGCAGCCCGGTCCAGAAGGCGAGTTGGTACGGCCACCAGGTCCAGCGCGGGCCTTCGGTCACCGCGAACCACGGCGGTGCGACCTCCGCGTCCACCAGGGCCCGCGCGAGGTGCGGGGCGCCCCAGGCCCCGAGCCCGCAGCCGGTGGCGGCGGCCAGGGCCCCGACCACCAGGGCCTCGCCGAGCAGCCAGCGCCGCACCTGGCCCCGGCTCGCCCCGGCCGCCCGCAGCAGCCCCAGCTCACGGCGGCGCAGCGCCACCACGAACGCGCACGTGGACGCGGTCACGAACGCCGAGACGAACACGGCGACGCCGCCCGCCGTGCCGAGGAACGCGTTCACGGCCACCAGCGCCCGCCCGTCCCGCTCCGCGCCCGGGTCGACGCGGGCGCGGTCCGCGCCGGTGAGCACCCGGGCCCCGGTGCGGGACGCGGCGACGGCGGCCCGCACCGCGCCGACCGGCGCGCTCACGCCGACGGCGTCCGGCCCGCCGCTGACCCGCACCGGGCCGAGCCGCCGCAGGTCCGCGAGCAGTTCCCTGTCCACAGGGTGTGGATGAGTGAGCCGCTGGTCGACGCGCTCGGTCCGCGGCCCCCGCCGCACCGGCACGCTCAGCGTGTCCCGCCCCGCCACGACCACGGGCGACCCCGCGAACCGCCGCGGCTCCCGCTCCGCGCCCCCCGCGCTCGCGGCGAGCCCCACCCCCATCGCGGCGGTCAGGGCCACCCCGAGGGCGACGGCGACGAAGGCCCCGAGGAACCCGGCCCAGCGAGCACGGAGCGAAGCAAAGATCATGCCCCAAGCGAACCGCCCCCGGCCTCCCGCCTCACGCCCCCTGGCGGGCGGATCGGAGGTAGGGCCAGACCTACCCTTAGGGGTATGGACTCGGTGATCGACAAGGCGTTCGCGGCGGCCCTGTACGCGCACACGCCCCCTTACGGAACCACCGGGCCCGACGACGGCACGGACGGACGCGGCCGCCGGGGGCGGCGCGGCCGTGGCCCCGCCGCCGCGCGCCACGTCGACGACGCCCTCGACACCGCCGCCTCCCTGCTCGCCGCCGCCCCCTCCGCCGACGCCGAAGTGGCCCGCCGAGGCGAGGAGTTCGTCCGCCGCGCCTGGGAGCGCGGCTGGCAGCCCGCCGACGTCGTCCGGCTCGTGCGCCGCGACCTCGACGAGGACCACGTACGCCTCGCCGCCGAGCTGATCCGCGCCGAGAACCGCCGCTACGCCCCCGAGGAGCTGCCCGCCCGCTGGCCGGGCCAGCTCGCCGACCTCGACGCGCTCGCCCCGTGGCGCGCCCCGGACCGCTTCACGCGCGCCACCGCCCTGCTCACCCTCTACCGCCTCCTCCTGCGCCTGCCCGCCATCGAGCCGGTCGGCCCGCCCCCGGGCGCCCGCGGCCCGCTCGCCGCCCCGCCCGCGCACGGCGAGCCGCGCGCCCTGACCCGGATCCGCGCCCTGCTCGCCAAGGCCGAGGCCACCACGTACCCGGAGGAGGCCGAGGCCCTGACCGCGAAGGCGCAGGAGCTGACGGCCCGGTACAGCGTCGACGAGGCGCTGCTCGCCGCGCGCACGCACGCCACCGGCACGCCCGGCGCCTGCCGCGTCGGCGTCGACGCCCCGTACGAGACCGCGAAGGCGATCCTCCTCGACGCCGTCGCCACCGCGAACCGCTGCCGCGCCGTGTGGAA harbors:
- a CDS encoding HAMP domain-containing sensor histidine kinase, giving the protein MRKSLLTRLLAVSALVSVLSIAATAWLAAQTTSGAIRQEQGQVLADDARIYDRLLGLAAGTPNWRGAGRTVRELSQETGRRIALTTQDREVIADSAAGDKGGVPGARLPARASAVVDPLAVNSTLAAGRDADTAVGLGGDAGIDTGTGAVDRIDPRAVGPFRLPANERADLRALAEKVVGCAQDAGTTVKSVEGPSGRPYLEMAGENSEFMEYRCGAIALNEPTATERKALDKVSKLAGACMRRKGTKPVKLGLTVSRGGSPWLYATEPSRGSVKSPVGPPKEAAAGGVVPAPAPSVTGPDSAAHDPVAALAANCVDSARREQLGPYVSSPALLFITSPDGSRPSASGFRLSGANTTRLVGLAAAVLALTVAVTAFAATRLTRPLRALTMATQRMKTGEATEPVPARSAGEISQLAAAFNDMAAHRKALEEQRKAMVSDVAHELRTPLSNIRGWLEAAEDGVVATDPELVTSLLEEALLLQHIVNDLQDLAAADAGTLRLHREPACAADLAEQVVAAHQARADAAGVRLLARAEGDPWLTADPLRLRQAIGNLVSNAVRHTPAGGSVTVTSRVVSGRVAIEVADTGTGISAADLPHVFDRFWRADKSRTRATGGSGLGLAIVRDLVRAHGGTVSAASTPGRGTTFTLHFPIT
- a CDS encoding bifunctional 3'-5' exonuclease/DNA polymerase; the protein is MEAQRWAIAEDGPGVLVARLGDDGLPVGPAVREDDLAGAVRRRPDVGRWVWRSTADVYPRLLAAGVRVERCYDVEAAEALLLGHEGRLGEPRSAAAAWARGRRRPVPPDPPPRAAVPGAQDSLFEPSASAPLPFDALLEVYAEQLRRHAATAHPGRMRLLTAAESAGMLVAAEMNGAGLPWRADVHREVLTELLGERYGGGGEPRRLAELADEVSAAFGHRVRPDLPADVVKAFARAGVKVRSTRRWELEEIDHPAVRPLLEYKSLYRVWTAHGWSWLQDWVRDGRFRPEYTPGGTVTGRWTTNGGGALQIPKVIRRAVVADPGWRLVVADADQLEPRVLAAISRDRGLMDVAGSPDDLYTRLSDRAFSGDREHAKLALLGAVYGQTSGDGLKNLAALRRRFPQAVAYVDDAARAGEEGRLVRTWLGRTSPPAAGSGEDALGEAGLPQEDAAAEPDDTPREGGFTPGYASTNARARGRFTRNFVVQGSASEWALLMLAALRGATAHLRAELVFFQHDEVIVHCPAEEAEEVAAAVREAGDLAGRIAFGETPVRFPFTTRVVRCYADAK
- a CDS encoding nitrilase-related carbon-nitrogen hydrolase, which codes for MRVALAQTDCVLGEVDENLEVARECVAQARAQSADLVVFPELSLHGYHLGALKRDTSLPADDPRLLGLSLLGPDVLVGLHEHTSLRAYNTSGYYAAGALRHAHRKLYLPNYLAWEERKHVSPGQHLRAYDLPGGHGRAATLICNDAWQPVLPWLAVQDGAEVIVVPTNSAASLDPEAMDTGLYWDTLLSYTARMLQCWVVFVNRVGNENGATFWGGSRVVDPRGTVVAQAPKWEPGLVTVDIDLHEARRQRRAVPLVAEARLGLVDREVRRLIDEGGDS
- a CDS encoding BTAD domain-containing putative transcriptional regulator; protein product: MAGELRFGLLGVPAVYDAAGEPRPLRSPKARALLTALLLAPGRAVSADALTQALWGDAPPASARASLQNHVTRLRRLLDDPARLHAVPPGYRLLVADGELDVRVFERHAAAARAAHAARDWDTAEAAAAAALCLWRGAPLSGLSTTTAGDALVQRLEEARLLVLEWRYDAALERAPERGAELAALVPELASLVTEHPLREAFHRQLMLLLHRTGRQAEALAVHRALRRRLVEELGVEPGDGVRAAHREILSSPGAPATPTAPAARPARAVLAGGRPTTSPPGRAPRPAQLPPAPSHFTGREDTARELRERLTDGGAGAPPVVVLSGMAGVGKSALALHVAHGLRERFPDGQLYVNLHGATPGVAPLTPGQALAALLRDLGAEARHASDDPDAAAALLRSLLAPTRTLLVLDGAASAAQVRPLLPGGAGCGTLVTSRSPLTALDGAARFPLPPLSAEASTALLRAASGRDDLGAGHPLVRLTGRLPLALRIVAARLAARRALTPDALAGLLTDCEGRLRHLEYDDLSVRRSLDVALEALRTSDRESDRDAARALGVIGALDLPAYGAPLLARLLGAPRWRAQAALDRLVDVALLEETAYGRYAPHDLVRDFARAHREPRPADAVGTTALRWYGDTARAALLAIAPESRDREDRLAVPAPDDPAPAASAPDGPEGFGSLDAAFAWADEELDNVVALAERHTGDASGLVPALVRHLFPYLQRRGRLTEWGTLAAIAVDTARLHGDPAVTAQALTDLAGHRFMTGRAGEALALNDEALALWRGIGRASCVRRGLNHRGLLLDGLGRRAEAVDALTRALDLARSLDDPLSEAITFSHLGNLYEHSDARLAIVHHERSLAIGERIGHAVVRQSAHCNIGYAHLALGEPAAALGHFEVSLRVHGEYEDWHGESHTRLGLVRALRALGRTAEADRACALLLERAAHRGDTHMSGLARHQHGLLLHAQGHPHQAQEQWRSALTALESLDGVSPKVVAELRELTGGASSPSGV
- a CDS encoding response regulator transcription factor; this translates as MCAFVLVAEDDEKQADLIRRYLEREGHTVGVAHDGRTALERVRLHDPDLLILDVMMPEIDGLGVTRVLRAEPAPGTEAAGRGTGTLPILMLTARSTEDDLLLGLDLGADDYLTKPYSPRELMARVRTLLRRASGAAHSPAPEADARVLRAGGLVVDALRHEVTVDGQRVECTPGEFELLAAMAAEPERVFTRPQLLDRIHGSSGYISVRTVDVHILNLRKKIEASPRTPRRLVTVFGVGYKLVAYRDPGAAPSGRTAPPGRGGDGAAGRREA